In Lacerta agilis isolate rLacAgi1 chromosome 8, rLacAgi1.pri, whole genome shotgun sequence, one genomic interval encodes:
- the C8H19orf54 gene encoding LOW QUALITY PROTEIN: UPF0692 protein C19orf54 homolog (The sequence of the model RefSeq protein was modified relative to this genomic sequence to represent the inferred CDS: inserted 1 base in 1 codon) — protein sequence MHLKWLLFNHPVSSLIQEGPQCGLVALWMAGARSPRKAVSLETIVQVALERGYTAQGEMFSAANMSKLAEEVXPCQAELLSGGLGGENYQRILHHLSQGFPVLIPYDEDSNHEPCLRSGYKAHWAIASGALLGLEDSIQLAACQEDEEIRGLFHASPAVASTLSLDSPAAETYLLSKQGKSGRYQLWHYSQVEASNGQLTDFSPKRAADGKVYIVPAGGVREGLCGKAVLLRPAGPEGYRPR from the exons ATGCATTTGAAGTGGCTCCTTTTCAACCACCCCGTGTCTTCCTTAATCCAAGAAGGCCCCCA aTGTGGCCTGGTGGCCTTGTGGATGGCTGGGGCGCGCTCTCCCCGCAAGGCTGTTTCCCTGGAGACAATTGTTCAGGTGGCTTTGGAGAGAGGCTACACAGCCCAGGGAGAAATGTTCTCAG CTGCCAACATGTCCAAGCTAGCTGAGGAGG TCCCCTGCCAGGCAGAGCTGCTCTCTGGAGGCCTAGGGGGAGAAAACTACCAAAGGATCCTTCATCACCTTAGCCAAGGCTTCCCTGTGTTGATACC CTACGACGAAGACTCCAACCACGAGCCCTGCCTCCGGAGCGGCTACAAGGCTCACTGGGCCATTGCCTCAG GAGCTCTGCTGGGTCTGGAGGACAGCATCCAGCTGGCCGCCTGCCAGGAGGACGAAGAGATCCGGGGCCTCTTCCATGCCAGCCCAGCCGTGGCCTCGACTCTCTCGCTGGACTCTCCCGCAGCGGAGACATATTTGCTCTCCAAGCAGGGCAAGAGCGGCCGCTACCAGCTCTGGCACTACTCCCAGGTGGAGGCCAGCAACGGGCAGCTGACTGACTTCAGCCCCAAGCGGGCAGCCGACGGAAAGGTCTACATTGTGCCAGCCGGGGGGGTGCGCGAGGGACTTTGCGGGAAGGCGGTGCTTCTGCGGCCGGCTGGGCCAGAGGGCTACCGGCCACGCTGA